The following nucleotide sequence is from Campylobacter coli 76339.
GATTTTCATAGGACTTGAAAGTTCTTCTTTGGCTCTTTATACGCTTATAGCTATGCGTGGAAGCAATAATGCTATTTCAAGTGCTATTAAATACTTTAGTGTTGCGGCAGTAGGCTCGGGCTTTTTTGTTATGGCATCGGCTTTGATTTATATTAGAACGGGTACTTTGGATTTGGGTTTGAAATTGGCTCTTGATAAAGATCCTATGCTTTTAGGAGCAGGAGTTATGATTTTTGTTTTATGTGCTATCAAACTTTCTTTAGCTCCTTTTCATTTTTGGCTAAAAGATGTGTATTCTTCAGCAAATGTAAATTTGGTTGCTTTTATTTCTGTTGTTCCAAAAATAGCAATGTTTGTTGTAGTTATCAGACTTTTTAGCTTTTTAAATCACTTAGATTTTGAAAATATTTTAAATGTGTTGGCAGTATTTTCAATGCTTGTTGCAGCTTTAGCCGCATTGAGTCAAAAAGATGTCAAAAAAATGTTTGCTTATAGTTCTATAGTACATTCTAGTTTTGTTTTAGCAGCATGTATTCCTTTGTTAAATGCAGCTGATGATGTTTTAAATTCTATATTTGTTTATTGGGTACTTTTTGGCTTTGCTAATTATGGTGTATTTTTGATTCTTAGTACTTTTAAAGGAAGTTCGTTTGAAGAATTTAATGCTTTATTGCTTAAAAAGCCTTTGATTGCATTATCGCTTAGTTTTTGTGTGCTTTCATTGGCTGGAATTCCTCCATTTGGTGCTTTTTGGGGTAAGGTGATGGTGTTAAAAACTTTAATTGTCGCTGAGTATTGGTATTTAGCCCTTTTTATGGCTTTAGCATCGCTCATTATGCTTTATGCTTACTTGAAGTTAATCATCCATGCTTTGTTTATAAAAACCCAAGCTAAAGCTTCAGAGCATTTAAATTTTATTCAGAGTTTTATTTTAGCTTTTTGTACTTTAATTAGTGTGTTTGCTTTATTTTTGTTACTTAAAATATAATATAATTATTGTATGAAAATTATATTTTTAGTATTACTAAGTATTTGCACTCTTTTTTCTTTTGAATTAACCCTAAACACAGGCCGCGAGAATAATCAAGCTTTCGCGGTCTTACATGCTAGTAATGACTTAGATTTTACTTGCCAAAAAATTACTATCGAAGATAAGATACATTTTGAATGCGAGATTATAGGCGTAGTAGACAATAAATTAAGTGATCAAAGCTTTACTGCTTTTGATTTAAAATTTATCAAAGAACCTCAAAAGATTAAGATGATTATCCTGCCTAAAATGAGTGCAAGAGTGTTTGATTTATCACAAAATATTTATATAGATAAAGAACTAGACTCTTCTAGTGCGCATAAAAGTAAAAGTTTTACTTTTATATTTACTCCTGAACTTGAACGCGCAAAAGACTATGATGGGCTTGATTTTAACATCAATTTTCCGCATGAAAGCTTGCCTTATGTCGGAGCTTTAGACTTAAATTCAGATCCTGTGATCATCCCTCAAAGTGCCGATATTAATACTTATTTGCGTATAAAAAATGAGTATGACAAGGCCAATTATGCTCAAGTGATTACAGATGCTCAAAATGCTATCAATCGTTATCGTGGCAGTATTTTTATGAATGAATTTATACTTTATAAGCTAAGAGCACAAAGTCAAATTTACACTCAAGATCCAAGCATGCGCGATCAGCAAGTTTTGGAAAAAATGATTGACGAGGCTAAAAATTGGAACCGTACTTTTACAAGCGATAAGAATTTTCCAGAAGTTTTATATATTATGCTAAGAACCTATATCGCTTTATCGCAACGCGCTGATATAGAATATACTATGTCGATTTTAAATAATGAACAGCCTAATAGTTATTTCACCCAATTGGCAAGACTTGATTATGCTGATTATATTTATTCTTTAGGTGAAAAAGAAAGAGCTATAGATATTTATGAAAATATTTATTTTAATACTCAAAATTTAGATTTGGCAGCAAGAGCAGCAATGGGTTTGATCAAAGATTATCTTGTTAATAATCAAATCAATAAAGCCGTGCAATATGTCAATACGATTTTAAAAGCTAATCCCGAATATTTTCCAAAAGATATGTTTAGATCTTTAGAGCTTGCGAAGCTTTTTAATCAGCATAAACAATTTGACATTAGTGCAAGTATCTATGAAGATGTTTTTGCTAAAATGCCTAAGATTGATAGTAGGTATGAGCAAGTTTTAAAGGATTTGGCTTTAACGCTGACTATGACTTCAAGATCAAGTGATGCTAAAAAATATCTTGATTTATATATGGATAATTATTTAGATGGAAAATATTTAGATGAGATTAGAAAAGCAAATGATGAGGTTTTCTTTGCTTTAGCGGATAATAATGCTACATTTTTACACCAGCGTTATGCAAATTTGATGAAAGAATACGCTCAAAAAGATGAAAATATAGCCAATAAAGCTTTAAGTGAAGATGTTGCGCTTTATTATAAAGAGGGCAATTTGAGTGCAGTTTTGACCTATAAAGATCAGATAGAACAAAAAAAATTAGCAGATTCTATAAAGTTATTAGAGCAAGCAGCTACCCAGCTTCTAAATAAAGATTTAAAAGCTGATAATTGTATCAATGCTGTTAAAGTGTTTACACAGTTTAACTCTTATGAAATTGGACAAAAGATAGAAAACAAAA
It contains:
- a CDS encoding Paralysed flagella protein PflA codes for the protein MKIIFLVLLSICTLFSFELTLNTGRENNQAFAVLHASNDLDFTCQKITIEDKIHFECEIIGVVDNKLSDQSFTAFDLKFIKEPQKIKMIILPKMSARVFDLSQNIYIDKELDSSSAHKSKSFTFIFTPELERAKDYDGLDFNINFPHESLPYVGALDLNSDPVIIPQSADINTYLRIKNEYDKANYAQVITDAQNAINRYRGSIFMNEFILYKLRAQSQIYTQDPSMRDQQVLEKMIDEAKNWNRTFTSDKNFPEVLYIMLRTYIALSQRADIEYTMSILNNEQPNSYFTQLARLDYADYIYSLGEKERAIDIYENIYFNTQNLDLAARAAMGLIKDYLVNNQINKAVQYVNTILKANPEYFPKDMFRSLELAKLFNQHKQFDISASIYEDVFAKMPKIDSRYEQVLKDLALTLTMTSRSSDAKKYLDLYMDNYLDGKYLDEIRKANDEVFFALADNNATFLHQRYANLMKEYAQKDENIANKALSEDVALYYKEGNLSAVLTYKDQIEQKKLADSIKLLEQAATQLLNKDLKADNCINAVKVFTQFNSYEIGQKIENKKQMLACLIRTSNMQQAMDYIDKNYNEDSIYYGLQKASILYDDKQYPSVLNIAREISNSRILKSDEENFKAYYLQFLSYLKMNDYNMAIKILQILESFPMNFTMVEAYDNLLIYANDHNMQTTILNYAPKAIDYQNLKGINLFSPNLEFIYLDTLAKTNQNQESLAVLTDLLKLKLSDEDRARALYIQSMTYERMQNVQAQKESLRQCLELKTTSNWQNLCRDKSQILAQ
- a CDS encoding NADH-ubiquinone oxidoreductase chain N codes for the protein MLGNIDLSSLNIPLSYPFAFLIAVAIVLLLCSGFWKFHRTFYMATSSLSLIVSVFLILNNIAAQGLEAKGFLGTLNNDIVSLYASLVILCFSFLYLLMQKEENQGEFYSLFLFMVAGLLLMVSSSNLILIFIGLESSSLALYTLIAMRGSNNAISSAIKYFSVAAVGSGFFVMASALIYIRTGTLDLGLKLALDKDPMLLGAGVMIFVLCAIKLSLAPFHFWLKDVYSSANVNLVAFISVVPKIAMFVVVIRLFSFLNHLDFENILNVLAVFSMLVAALAALSQKDVKKMFAYSSIVHSSFVLAACIPLLNAADDVLNSIFVYWVLFGFANYGVFLILSTFKGSSFEEFNALLLKKPLIALSLSFCVLSLAGIPPFGAFWGKVMVLKTLIVAEYWYLALFMALASLIMLYAYLKLIIHALFIKTQAKASEHLNFIQSFILAFCTLISVFALFLLLKI